TTCTAGAACATTCTGATATTTTCTTGCCTCAGGATGAAGATGACTTCCAACGGCTCTGCTGAGGTGTCCCCCACCCTCTACCCTGTGGACAACTGCACCAACAACGCCGAGTTCTGggagctcctctcctccctgcagcCGATATACCTCTCCCTCATCAGCATTGTCGGACTGCTGGGCAACGGCTTTGTGCTCTGCGTCTTCTGCCTCCAGAGGAAGTCCTGCTCCGTGCCGGACGTCTACCTGGGAAATCTGGCGGTGGCCGACCTGGTCATGGTGACCTGCCTGCCCTTCTGGGCGGTGACCATCGCCTACGACTTTGACTGGGTGTTCGGCATGCCGCTCTGTAAGCTGGTCAACGTGGCCATCTCCATGAACTACTTCTGCAGCGTGCTCTTCCTGGTGCTGGTGAGCGTGGACCGCTACCTGGCCCTCGTGAAGCCAATGCGCCCCAGCTGCCTCCGGAGGGCGCCCTGGGCCAAACGCATCTGCCTGGTCATCTGGCTCCTGGGCCTGCTGCTCAGCCTGCCCGTGTTGCTCTTTCGCACGGTGGAGTACGTGCCCGAGGCCGGCGTGAGCGCCTGCTTCCTGGCTTACCCGCACCAGGGCTGGCGGGTCCAGCGCAACGTCACCATCAACGTGGTGGGCTTTTTGGTGCCGCTGCCCATCGTGGCTTTCTGCACCTGTCACATCCTTAaggctctgcgtaacagcggccAATTGGGCGTCGCGGCACCCGGCATGAGGAATGAGAGGAAGGCGACGCAGCTGGTGCTCGCCGTCCTTATCATTTTCGTCATTTGCTGGATGCCCTACCAGATTGTGCGTGCTCTGGACACCATGGACTACTTCCGGGTCACGACAAGCTGCCTGTGGGGAGACTTCATGGACGTGAGTGAGCAGCTGGTTACCTATCTAGCCTACAGCAACAGCGCCATTAACCCCTTCCTCTATGTGATAGTGGGGAAGCACTTTCGAAAGAAGGCCAAAGCTGTGTTAAAGCAGTTCAGGCCCTTTAGGTCGAAAGACAATGCTTCACTTTCGGTCAATGTCTCATCTTTGAGTAGAGAAACTCAGAGGATTTCTTTTAACCGTCTTGATAAGCGAATGTGTTAAGTTAGCCTTAAACTTCATGTTGTATATTgtatcaatatttatttaatctttTTAAGTTTTTGTAATTCCTTGTGCCAGTATTTTTGTCAATATTTTCTGTTACCATGACAATATGAATTGTTTTTGGTAGGACTCAAgagcaggagacaggagagaattAAACCCCTTCCTTT
Above is a genomic segment from Clupea harengus chromosome 15, Ch_v2.0.2, whole genome shotgun sequence containing:
- the si:dkey-63b1.1 gene encoding B2 bradykinin receptor produces the protein MKMTSNGSAEVSPTLYPVDNCTNNAEFWELLSSLQPIYLSLISIVGLLGNGFVLCVFCLQRKSCSVPDVYLGNLAVADLVMVTCLPFWAVTIAYDFDWVFGMPLCKLVNVAISMNYFCSVLFLVLVSVDRYLALVKPMRPSCLRRAPWAKRICLVIWLLGLLLSLPVLLFRTVEYVPEAGVSACFLAYPHQGWRVQRNVTINVVGFLVPLPIVAFCTCHILKALRNSGQLGVAAPGMRNERKATQLVLAVLIIFVICWMPYQIVRALDTMDYFRVTTSCLWGDFMDVSEQLVTYLAYSNSAINPFLYVIVGKHFRKKAKAVLKQFRPFRSKDNASLSVNVSSLSRETQRISFNRLDKRMC